From Cervus canadensis isolate Bull #8, Minnesota chromosome 28, ASM1932006v1, whole genome shotgun sequence, one genomic window encodes:
- the TBCC gene encoding tubulin-specific chaperone C — protein sequence MPGQSQGALVRGLAKGAPGGRKAGERKLEVKMETGGLSAAALANGDLGSQRERTLVPERLQKREHERQLEVERRKQKRQDQEVEGEKSDFFAAAFTRERSAVEELLESGESVERLEEAAARLQGLQKLINDSVLFLAAYDLRQAQEVLARLQAALAKRRQELQPKKRFAFKTRKKDTASATQVDSAPDAPAAEGILTSPPPLKKEGDFDSSWVCGFSNLQSQVLEKRAEELHQQDVLLTQLRNCTIKLYGNPNTLRLTKAQGCTLLCGPVSTSVFLEDCSDCVLAVACQQLRVHTTKDTRIFLQVTSRAIMEDCTGIQFAPYTWSYPGIDKDFEGSGLDKNKNNWNDVDDFNWLARDVASPNWSVLPEEERRIQWD from the coding sequence ATGCCCGGCCAATCACAGGGCGCGTTGGTGAGAGGCCTCGCGAAGGGCGCGCCcggaggaaggaaggcaggagaaaggaagCTTGAAGTCAAGATGGAGACTGGTGGTTTGTCCGCAGCTGCCCTAGCGAACGGGGACTTGGGATCCCAGCGAGAGCGGACCCTGGTGCCCGAGCGGCTTCAGAAGCGAGAACATGAGCGGCAACTGGAGGTAGAAAGGAGGAAGCAAAAGCGGCAGGACCAGGAGGTAGAAGGGGAGAAGAGCGACTTTTTCGCCGCCGCCTTCACTCGGGAGCGATCGGCCGTGGAAGAGCTTCTGGAAAGCGGAGAGTCCGTCGAGCGGCTGGAGGAGGCGGCCGCTCGGTTGCAGGGGCTTCAGAAACTTATCAACGACTCGGTTTTGTTCCTGGCCGCCTACGATTTGCGGCAAGCGCAAGAGGTGCTGGCGCGGCTGCAGGCGGCCCTGGCCAAGCGGCGCCAGGAGCTTCAGCCTAAGAAGCGTTTCGCTTTCAAGACCCGCAAGAAGGATACTGCTTCAGCCACGCAAGTAGATTCGGCTCCCGACGCCCCGGCGGCGGAAGGCATCCTGACCTCCCCGCCGCCCTTGAAGAAGGAGGGAGATTTCGACTCCAGCTGGGTCTGTGGCTTCTCCAATCTGCAGTCCCAAGTTTTGGAGAAGAGAGCTGAGGAACTGCACCAGCAGGACGTCCTTTTGACCCAACTGAGAAACTGCACGATCAAACTCTACGGCAATCCCAACACCCTGCGGCTGACCAAGGCCCAAGGCTGCACGCTGCTCTGCGGCCCGGTGTCCACCTCCGTGTTCCTGGAGGACTGCAGTGACTGCGTGCTGGCCGTGGCCTGCCAGCAGCTCCGCGTACACACCACAAAAGACACCCGCATCTTCTTGCAGGTGACCAGCAGGGCCATCATGGAGGACTGCACCGGGATCCAGTTCGCCCCCTACACCTGGAGCTACCCGGGCATCGACAAGGACTTCGAGGGCTCTGGTTTAGACAAGAACAAAAATAACTGGAACGACGTTGACGATTTCAACTGGTTGGCCCGGGATGTGGCCTCCCCGAACTGGAGTGTTCTTCCTGAAGAAGAGCGAAGGATCCAATGGGACTGA